From one Lycium ferocissimum isolate CSIRO_LF1 chromosome 7, AGI_CSIRO_Lferr_CH_V1, whole genome shotgun sequence genomic stretch:
- the LOC132065795 gene encoding LOW QUALITY PROTEIN: DDT domain-containing protein PTM (The sequence of the model RefSeq protein was modified relative to this genomic sequence to represent the inferred CDS: inserted 1 base in 1 codon), which produces MGDEYIGKRVNKEVKGIGTVKSYNPGTGFFEILYDVGDSEVLHLSQLIPLLNQELQPVSTSTPVGRKPKKRRRISKNSGNNNADYCTSSQLNLNSNGLNLDLNCDVLVNLNDDDGVVDLNKGLNLDLNEGVDLNEGVDLNIDENMGVNEEKLETLEENMGVNEEKLGTLEGRLNGGNVIDLNVDVNGDVGNVLEEVRIKNCFDLNLGLDEDETSKKMTWEKEGGRDTERIDGTDEEKVNLETCLTANELVNGTLQEVEVKWCTPDKGSGGLEVQNGVLGSSIKGKRGRKKRNVLDGGKETVLRRSARRARIDLVSAEDHVSCAVVSSDPLLSPAVSVVSEEKIIVSGHEESDEKHDVLPPKMDFPPSSSSLDLDGIPVLDFFSVYSFLRSFSTSLFLSPFELEDFVACVKANAPTLLFDSIHFSLLQILRKHLQSLSDESSESASSCLRSLNWDLLDLITWPVFMVEYLLLHGSELKPSFDLCHFKLFERDYYKQPASLKIEMLRCLCDDVIEVEAIQSELNRRTVAAENTDFDRNLKYGSSKKRRASMDVAAGSRLSEEAGDESTDWNSDECRLCKMDGSLICCDGCPAAFHSKCVGVASSHLPEGDWYCPECVIDKKKPWLNLAKAIRGAELLATDLYGRLYYSCCDYLLVSDPCEDDFSPNYYHRNDLAVVVGKMKSSENVYGTVLSAIMKFRSTNCMAAGVECDLDTQLKTTPSDFPVVILSQHEEKVNEGKQAEKLSSFSDDVGCDKSETVDPSLKMGNIQPGSEGSAEISQVVADNHNYKEDGIFEDSNLAEKIMETRRPLKEREGNESVDLGLSTTSSKDIMSEEQCAESYVNCYSFARIALSVDEELTKKSPGKAGEDATKTVEEIISAQLKAISSKAIEFCWPNVQNLKIDASKENCGWCFPCRVPECEKDCLFVQNNAGPASESFSNDALGVRSRKNRESHLVNVLCYILSIEDRLHGLLLGPWLNPHHSQNWRKGVLKAHEITTLRAFLLTLESNLRPLALTPDWLKHVDSLAKMGSGHHIIINSPRVRHGIXQKKGRHLEPVVNRSSNAGSGLGLFWWRGGRLSRRLFNWKVLPQSLAHKAARQGGCKKIPDMLYPDNSDFAKRSKCIAWRAAVETSRTAEQIALQVRDLDAHIRWNDIGNTNILAMIDKEFQKSVRSFKKVIVRKKISEGSVVKYLLDFGKRRFLPDIVVRCGTIPEEASNERKRYWLEESHMPLHLVKGFEEKRIARKSSKITVGKHRETKRIMKKPLKEKGFAYLFLKAERSEYYQCGHCNKDVLIREAVSCQYCEGFFHKRHVRKSTGVVAAELKYTCHKCVDVNNVRKNVKRGRIELQKSKKASKASRTLSSKVKSRGTKNEQPARSKNSKKEPVVVPLRRSARKAKLVVVQNKKIGRKKGKQTKAGRGRGRPKKKAKVDISEKKKPAEVAWQRKRMQLYRIYWLNGLLLSQKPNDERVTLFRSKKLLALSGELAATADQPKCSLCGELEYTPTSNYIACEVCGDWYHGDAFDLTAERMTMLIGFKCHKCRQRTPPFCGHLHTMGSNGKQIVLESTDCKSADETCNVESPSSKEPPEQKSHLNDESGSCFTGDGDEKRPQGTLPDSCLAENGSSAIISTEQRETIDSCSKMDIVPPDEPGLLKEVEDPRPSDELLASNDSSLLNEERH; this is translated from the exons ATGGGTGATGAGTATATAGGGAAGAGAGTCAACAAAGAAGTCAAAGGTATTGGTACAGTCAAATCCTACAATCCTGGAACTGGGTTTTTTGAGATCCTTTACGATGTCGGTGATTCCGAGGTTCTTCATTTGTCTCAACTCATTCCTTTATTAAATCAAGAACTACAACCTGTTTCTACTTCTACACCAGTTGGGAGAAAACCCAAGAAACGACGTCGTATTTCCAAGAATTCAGGTAATAATAATGCTGATTATTGCACTAGTAGTCAGTTGAATTTGAATAGTAATGGGTTGAATTTGGATTTGAATTGTGACGTGCTGGTTAatttaaatgatgatgatggggTTGTTGATTTGAATAAAGGGTTGAATTTGGATTTGAATGAAGGGGTTGACTTGAATGAAGGGGTGGATTTGAACATTGACGAAAATATGGGTGTAAATGAGGAAAAGTTGGAAACTTTGGAGGAAAATATGGGTGTAAATGAAGAAAAGTTGGGAACTTTGGAGGGAAGATTGAATGGGGGTAATGTGATTGATTTGAATGTGGATGTAAATGGGGATGTAGGTAATGTTTTGGAGGAAGTAAGGATAAAGAACTGTTTTGACTTGAATTTAGGGCTAGATGAAGATGAGACGTCgaagaaaatgacttgggagAAAGAGGGTGGTCGAGATACTGAGCGAATTGATGGTACAGATGAAGAGAAGGTCAATCTAGAGACGTGTTTGACTGCAAATGAGTTGGTAAATGGCACTCTGCAGGAAGTTGAGGTGAAGTGGTGTACACCCGATAAGGGTAGTGGTGGGTTGGAAGTGCAAAATGGTGTTTTGGGGAGCTCGATCAAAGGGAAAAGGGGTAGGAAGAAGAGAAATGTCTTGGATGGTGGTAAAGAGACGGTGTTGAGACGAAGTGCCCGTAGAGCGAGAATAGATCTCGTTTCTGCTGAAGATCATGTTTCTTGTGCAGTAGTGTCGAGTGATCCGCTGTTGTCTCCTGCAGTTAGTGTGGTTTCAGAGGAGAAGATTATAGTATCAGGTCATGAAGAGTCTGATGAAAAACATGATGTTCTTCCTCCAAAGATGGATTTTCCTCCCTCTTCGAGTAGTTTAGATTTAGATGGTATTcctgttcttgattttttctctGTCTATTCATTTTTGAGATCGTTTAGTACTTCATTGTTCTTGAGCCCCTTTGAGTTGGAAGACTTCGTGGCATGCGTAAAAGCAAATGCTCCTACTTTATTGTTTGACTCCATTCATTTCTCTCTCTTGCAAATACTGAGGAAGCATTTGCAGTCTCTTTCAGATGAAAGTTCTGAATCTGCATCTAGTTGCCTTAG GTCTCTTAACTGGGATTTGCTGGACCTAATCACATGGCCTGTCTTTATGGTTGAATATCTACTACTACATGGATCTGAACTGAAGCCAAGTTTCGATCTCTGTCACTTTAAACTATTTGAGAGGGATTACTACAAGCAACCAGCTTCTTTGAAGATTGAAATGCTTAGGTGTCTTTGTGATGATGTTATTGAAGTAGAGGCCATACAATCAGAGCTTAACAGAAGAACTGTGGCAGCAGAAAACACGGATTTTGATCGGAATTTGAAGTATGGCAGTTCCAAGAAGAGGAGGGCTTCCATGGATGTTGCTGCTGGTTCACGCTTGAGTGAGGAAGCAGGCGATGAATCAACAGACTGGAATAGTGATGAATGCCGCCTCTGCAAAATGGATGGTAGCTTAATATGCTGTGATGGCTGCCCTGCCGCATTTCATTCCAAGTGTGTTGGTGTTGCTAGTAGTCACTTGCCTGAGGGTGATTGGTATTGCCCTGAATGTGTGATTGACAAAAAGAAGCCCTGGTTGAATTTGGCAAAAGCAATTCGAGGGGCAGAGTTGTTGGCAACTGATCTGTACGGCCGGCTATACTATAGTTGCTGTGATTACCTTTTGGT GTCAGATCCATGCGAAGACGATTTCTCACCTAATTATTACCATAGAAATGATTTGGCTGTGGTTGTTGGGAAAATGAAGTCATCAGAAAATGTTTATGGAACTGTGTTAAGTGCGATTATGAAATTCCGTAGTACAAATTGCATGGCTGCAGGTGTAGAATGTGATCTTGATACCCAGCTAAAAACTACGCCCTCGGATTTTCCGGTAGTGATTTTGTCGCAACATGAAGAGAAGGTAAATGAAGGAAAGCAAGCAGAAAAGCTTTCATCATTTTCTGATGATGTAGGATGTGACAAATCAGAGACAGTTGACCCATCACTGAAGATGGGAAATATACAGCCAGGGTCTGAAGGATCAGCTGAAATATCTCAGGTTGTTGCAGACAATCACAATTACAAGGAGGATGGAATTTTTGAAGATTCTAATCTTGCAGAAAAAATTATGGAGACGAGAAGACCTCTTAAAGAAAGAGAGGGCAATGAATCTGTGGACTTGGGGCTGTCAACAACGAGCAGTAAAGATATCATGTCAGAGGAGCAGTGTGCGGAAAGTTATGTTAACTGTTATAGCTTTGCTCGAATCGCATTATCAGTTGATGAAGAGTTAACAAAGAAATCACCTGGTAAAGCTGGTGAAGATGCTACAAAAACAGTGGAGGAAATAATTTCAGCGCAGCTGAAGGCCATATCTAGCAAAGCTATTGAATTTTGCTGGCCCAATGTTCAGAATCTGAAGATTGATGCTAGTAAAGAAAATTGTGGGTGGTGCTTCCCTTGCAGAGTTCCGGAGTGCGAAAAGGACTGCTTGTTCGTCCAGAATAACGCAGGTCCTGCTTCAGAAAGTTTTTCTAATGATGCATTGGGTGTTCGTTCTAGGAAGAACAGGGAAAGCCATCTTGTTAATGTCCTTTGCTATATATTGAGCATTGAGGATCGTCTTCATGGGCTTCTGTTGGGTCCTTGGTTGAATCCACACCACTCCCAAAATTGGCGCAAAGGTGTTCTTAAAGCACATGAGATTACTACACTAAGAGCTTTTTTGCTTACA TTAGAGTCAAACTTGCGGCCTCTAGCACTTACCCCTGATTGGCTTAAGCATGTTGATTCTTTAGCCAAGATGGGTTCGGggcatcatatcatcatcaattcACCACGTGTTAGACATGGAA AGCAAAAGAAGGGTAGGCATTTGGAGCCGGTGGTGAATCGATCTTCAAATGCTGGAAGTGGGTTGGGCTTGTTTTGGTGGAGGGGAGGAAGGCTATCTCGTCGATTATTCAACTGGAAGGTTTTGCCTCAATCATTGGCGCACAAAGCTGCCCGACAAG GTGGATGTAAGAAGATACCAGACATGTTATATCCGGATAATTCAGACTTTGCCAAGAGAAGTAAGTGCATAGCTTGGAGGGCTGCTGTTGAAACTTCAAGAACTGCGGAGCAAATTGCTCTCCAG GTTAGAGATCTTGATGCTCACATTAGATGGAATGATATTGGAAACACCAATATCCTTGCAATGATTGACAAGGAATTCCAAAAATCTGTCAGATCATTCAAGAAAGTTATTGTACGGAAGAAAATCTCAGAAGGATCTGTAGTGAAATATCTTCttgattttggtaaaagaaGATTCTTACCGGACATTGTTGTTCGATGTGGAACAATACCAGAAGAGGCCTCAAATGAAAGAAAGAGATATTGGCTAGAAGAATCTCACATGCCTTTGCATCTTGTGAAAGGATTCGAGGAGAAAAGAATTGCTCGCAAATCTAGCAAGATAACTGTTGGGAAGCATCGTGAGACCAAGAGAATAATGAAAAAACCGCTTAAGGAAAAAGGCTTTGCATACCTTTTCCTTAAAGCAGAGAGATCAGAGTATTATCAGTGTGGACATTGTAACAAAGATGTCCTAATAAG GGAAGCTGTGAGCTGTCAGTACTGCGAAG GTTTTTTCCATAAACGCCATGTTAGAAAGTCAACTGGAGTTGTCGCTGCTGAGTTGAAGTATACATGTCACAAGTGTGTGGATGTGAATAATGTGAGAAAGAATGTCAAGAGGGGGAGGATAGAGTTGCAAAAGAGTAAGAAAGCATCAAAAGCCTCGAGGACACTAAGCTCAAAGGTTAAATCTAGAGGCACCAAAAATGAACAGCCTGCACGATCAAAGAATAGCAAAAAGGAACCTGTTGTTGTACCCCTCAGACGTTCTGCTAGGAAGGCTAAGCTTGTAGTtgtgcaaaacaaaaaaataggaCGCAAAAAAGGTAAACAAACAAAAGCTGGAAGGGGTAGGGGTAGACCTAAGAAAAAAGCAAAAGTTGACATATCAGAGAAAAAGAAACCAGCTGAAGTTGCTTGGCAGAGGAAGAGAATGCAGTTATACCGGATTTACTGGCTAAATGGTCTATTGCTCTCACAAAAGCCAAATGATGAAAGAGTGACACTCTTCAGGAGTAAAAAGCTTCTTGCTCTTTCTGGAGAGTTGGCTGCCACAGCTGATCAGCCAAAGTGCAGTCTTTGTGGTGAACTAGAATATACACCTACTTCAAATTACATTGCATGTGAAGTTTGTGGAG ACTGGTACCATGGAGATGCTTTCGATCTTACAGCTGAAAGAATGACTATGCTAATTGGATTCAAGTGCCACAAATGTCGGCAAAGGACTCCTCCTTTTTGTGGTCATTTGCATACGATGGGTAGCAATGGTAAGCAGATTGTGTTGGAGAGTACTGATTGTAAATCTGCAGATGAAACATGTAACGTTGAATCTCCCTCAAGTAAGGAACCACCAGAACAGAAATCTCATTTGAATGATGAATCAGGATCTTGTTTTACTGGTGATGGTGATGAAAAGCGTCCGCAAGGGACTCTCCCTGATTCCTGCCTTGCAGAGAATGGAAGTTCGGCTATTATTAGTACAGAGCAGAGAGAAACTATTGATAGTTGTAGCAAGATGGATATTGTACCTCCAGATGAACCGGGCTTATTGAAGGAGGTGGAGGATCCGAGACCTTCGGATGAGTTGTTGGCATCCAATGACAGCTCTTTGCTGAATGAGGAAAGACATTGA